A region from the Benincasa hispida cultivar B227 chromosome 12, ASM972705v1, whole genome shotgun sequence genome encodes:
- the LOC120068507 gene encoding 12-oxophytodienoate reductase 3-like produces the protein MAETPDGNGSATLFSPFRMGKFDLSHRVVLAPMTRCRALDGIPGPALAEYYSQRSTDGGFLISEGTSISATAAGFPHVPGIYTEEQVQAWKPVVDAVHAKGSIIFCQLWHVGRASHQVYQPGGMPPISSTSKPISKRWRILLPDGSYGTYPSPRALGTYEIEAVVEQYRHAALNAIRAGFDGIEIHSAHGYLLDQFLKDGINDRTDAYGGSLTNRSRFLLKVVQAVVSAIGSYRVGVRISPAIDHLDAMDSNPLKLGLHVVDQLNKLQQEVGGKLSYLHVTQPRYTAYGQTESGRPGSEDEEAEFMRSLRRAYQGTFICSGGFTRKLGMEAIENGDADLVSYGRLFIANPDLALRFKLNAPLNKYVRKTFYTQDPVVGYTDYPFLNRSSGENKPLSRL, from the exons ATGGCTGAAACTCCGGATGGAAATGGAAGCGCCACTCTTTTCTCTCCGTTCAGGATGGGGAAATTCGATCTCTCTCACAG GGTGGTTCTGGCTCCGATGACGAGATGTAGAGCTTTAGATGGAATTCCGGGGCCGGCCCTGGCCGAATATTACTCTCAGAGGTCTACCGACGGTGGATTTCTGATCAGCGAAGGGACTTCCATCTCCGCTACCGCCGCTGG ATTTCCCCATGTTCCTGGAATTTACACTGAAGAACAGGTGCAAGCATGGAAACCAGTGGTAGATGCTGTTCATGCCAAAGGCAGCATTATTTTCTGTCAACTCTGGCATGTCGGTCGAGCTTCACACCAAG TTTATCAACCTGGTGGGATGCCACCAATTTCATCCACAAGCAAACCCATATCGAAGAGGTGGAGAATCCTGCTTCCAGATGGCTCCTATGGCACATATCCAAGCCCACGAGCACTTGGTACTTACGAGATTGAGGCCGTGGTCGAGCAGTATCGACACGCTGCCTTGAATGCCATTCGAGCAG GCTTTGATGGGATTGAGATCCATTCAGCCCATGGCTACCTCCTTGACCAATTCTTAAAAGATGGTATAAATGATAGAACCGACGCATACGGTGGATCTCTCACAAACCGGTCTCGGTTCTTATTGAAGGTAGTTCAAGCGGTAGTTTCCGCCATTGGATCGTATCGAGTTGGTGTTAGAATTTCTCCTGCCATCGACCACCTCGACGCAATGGATTCCAATCCTCTCAAGCTCGGACTACACGTCGTCGATCAACTCAACAAACTCCAACAAGAAGTTGGTGGAAAGCTAAGTTATCTCCATGTAACTCAGCCACGGTACACAGCCTATGGCCAGACAGAGTCGGGCAGGCCGGGAAGCGAAGACGAGGAAGCTGAGTTTATGAGGAGTTTGAGGAGAGCTTATCAAGGAACATTCATTTGCAGCGGTGGGTTCACTCGGAAATTAGGAATGGAAGCGATCGAGAACGGAGACGCCGACTTGGTGTCGTATGGTAGGCTTTTCATTGCCAACCCTGACTTGGCTTTGAGATTTAAGCTCAATGCACCATTGAACAAGTATGTTAGGAAGACTTTCTATACACAAGATCCTGTTGTTGGCTATACAGATTATCCATTTCTTAACAGATCAAGTGGTGAAAATAAGCCTCTTTCTCGCCTTTGA